Proteins encoded by one window of Lathyrus oleraceus cultivar Zhongwan6 chromosome 1, CAAS_Psat_ZW6_1.0, whole genome shotgun sequence:
- the LOC127089760 gene encoding uncharacterized protein LOC127089760 yields MASTPEQKKEGTIASRLRSSFKKTFQTKEGIEGKPIRLEKDINKIKAEKVTKKSGASKTKDSSSKILNSSGKEEMKDNEPTSSKQQASKKPIKQQPRHYIQWDGTEDTSMKWNCDLCRLNLANKEEQEHSNQHGDGDGGGDGDELQYYLLSSQGGEEDLRSSVLPEVAVLPCSHVFHITCLSAPLTHLTDPPCPICDPATTSL; encoded by the exons ATGGCATCTACACCTGAACAAAAAAAGGAAGGGACAATAGCATCTAGGTTGAGATCAAGTTTCAAAAAGACATTCCAAACAAAAGAAGGAATTGAAG GGAAGCCAATTCGGTTAGAAAAAGACATTAATAAGATCAAAGCTGAAAAGGTTACAAAGAAGAGCGGTGCTTCTAAGACTAAAGATTCATCTTCAAAGATCTTGAATAGTTCTGGCAAAGAAGAGATGAAAGACAACGAGCCTACATCAAGTAAACAACAAGCTAGTAAAAAACCAATAAAACAACAACCAAGACACTATATTCAATGGGATG GCACTGAAGACACAAGTATGAAGTGGAACTGTGATTTGTGTAGGCTTAATTTAGCTAATAAAGAGGAACAAGAACATTCAAATCAACATGGAGATGGAGACGGAGGTGGAGATGGAGATGAACTGCAGTATTACTTGTTATCCTCGCAAGGGGGAGAGGAAGATTTGAGGAGTAGCGTTTTGCCGGAAGTTGCTGTTCTTCCATGCAGTCACGTCTTCCATATCACATGTTTATCTGCCCCCCTCACTCATCTCACTGATCCTCCATGCCCCATTTGTGATCCTGCTACCACGTCACTCTAA